A window of the Chthonomonas sp. genome harbors these coding sequences:
- a CDS encoding phosphodiester glycosidase family protein yields MIFAPALWQPSPINIIQDRKNKVDTVVVNLNDQRASFGVVTAKDFPGTDESFASMVGRSNAAVAINGAYFSTTTLLPIGDLFVDGQLLHGGRMGTVLKMTEDGKMDIERVVRHRTMDWRGHKFVLGCGPALVLDGKVDVDWRGEGFRDPHVTGKTARMAIGYTQGGKLLLVRIGRAVSFGEEAEIMRKLGCHEAMNLDAGASSGLYANGKILVKPSRELTSILAAWVSQ; encoded by the coding sequence ATGATCTTTGCTCCCGCCCTTTGGCAACCCAGCCCCATCAACATCATTCAAGACCGCAAGAACAAGGTGGATACGGTGGTGGTGAACCTGAACGACCAGCGCGCGAGTTTTGGTGTGGTGACGGCGAAGGATTTTCCCGGCACCGACGAGTCGTTCGCCAGCATGGTGGGCCGCAGCAACGCCGCCGTCGCCATCAACGGAGCGTACTTTAGCACCACCACCCTGCTGCCCATTGGCGATCTTTTTGTGGATGGTCAGCTGTTGCATGGTGGGCGCATGGGCACCGTGCTGAAAATGACCGAGGACGGAAAAATGGACATCGAGCGCGTGGTGCGGCATCGCACCATGGATTGGCGCGGGCACAAGTTTGTGCTCGGTTGCGGTCCCGCGCTGGTGCTCGATGGCAAGGTGGATGTGGATTGGCGCGGCGAGGGTTTCCGCGACCCGCACGTCACCGGTAAGACCGCGCGCATGGCCATCGGCTACACGCAGGGCGGCAAACTGCTGCTGGTGCGCATCGGCCGGGCGGTGAGCTTTGGCGAGGAGGCGGAGATCATGCGCAAGCTCGGCTGCCACGAGGCGATGAATCTGGACGCCGGCGCAAGTAGCGGGCTGTACGCGAACGGCAAGATATTGGTCAAACCGAGCCGCGAGCTCACCAGCATCTTGGCGGCGTGGGTTTCGCAGTAG
- a CDS encoding PD40 domain-containing protein, with amino-acid sequence MIIAAAFLSLAHAGAGCLCHMHMPVLAQDAPQEVRWQDWPKAQALPDHVGETRLANVRQLTFGGQNAEAYWSPNGRQIVYQSRQPGFPDEQIFVMDADGGNRRLVSTGLGRCTCSYFSPDGKWVYFSSTHAKDAGAQKPVDMSKGYVWMVNPNFAMYRLNLTQPGAKPEPVLAKDGYVAETTIAPNGKYMTWTGNFEGDPDIYRSDMNGRNIVKLTDEVGYDGGPFVSWDSRSIVYRRDAIENDTELSDYRALLAENLVRPGKLEIFMMDASGKNKRQITNLGAASFAPFLHPNNREIIFSSNYGDPKGREFDLFVVNVDGSGLRRITKSGDFDGFPMFTRDGKHLVFASNRNGNVRGETNVFVADWVSVD; translated from the coding sequence ATGATTATTGCTGCCGCGTTCCTTTCCCTGGCCCATGCCGGCGCCGGATGCCTCTGCCACATGCACATGCCGGTGCTGGCGCAAGACGCTCCGCAGGAAGTCCGTTGGCAGGATTGGCCCAAAGCGCAAGCACTGCCGGATCACGTCGGCGAGACTCGGCTGGCTAACGTGCGTCAACTCACGTTCGGCGGTCAAAACGCCGAAGCCTATTGGAGTCCGAACGGTCGCCAAATCGTTTACCAAAGCCGTCAGCCCGGATTTCCGGATGAGCAAATCTTTGTGATGGACGCGGACGGTGGCAATCGCCGCCTTGTGAGCACCGGCCTGGGCCGCTGCACCTGCAGCTACTTCTCGCCCGACGGCAAGTGGGTCTACTTCAGCAGCACGCACGCCAAGGACGCCGGCGCGCAGAAGCCGGTGGACATGAGCAAGGGCTACGTGTGGATGGTCAACCCCAACTTCGCGATGTACCGTTTGAACCTGACTCAACCGGGCGCGAAGCCCGAACCGGTGCTCGCGAAGGACGGCTACGTCGCCGAAACCACGATCGCCCCAAACGGAAAATACATGACCTGGACGGGCAACTTTGAAGGCGACCCCGACATCTATCGCAGCGACATGAATGGCCGCAACATCGTGAAACTCACCGACGAGGTGGGTTATGACGGCGGACCGTTTGTAAGCTGGGATAGCCGCAGCATCGTCTATCGCCGCGACGCGATTGAGAACGACACCGAGCTTTCCGACTACCGTGCGCTGCTCGCGGAGAACCTCGTTCGCCCCGGCAAGCTGGAGATTTTCATGATGGATGCGAGCGGCAAGAACAAGCGCCAGATTACGAATCTCGGCGCGGCCAGCTTCGCCCCGTTCCTCCACCCGAACAATCGCGAGATCATTTTCAGCTCAAACTATGGCGACCCCAAGGGGCGCGAGTTTGACCTCTTCGTGGTCAATGTGGATGGCAGCGGCCTGCGGCGCATCACCAAGTCGGGCGACTTTGACGGCTTCCCGATGTTTACGCGCGACGGAAAGCACTTGGTGTTCGCGAGCAACCGCAACGGCAATGTGCGCGGCGAGACTAACGTGTTCGTCGCCGATTGGGTCTCGGTGGACTAG
- a CDS encoding amidase, with amino-acid sequence MGIDTRLTRKDFLAGSMSLFLASAVRAQTATPDPLTTADLASMARAMGFTLAEDDLKAALATVVELRGGYAAFRNLQMANSVAPSFVFRPEGRIPASAAGVKPAALPKAGKLPASEEDIAFLTATELAALIRSRQLTARRLTEIYIRRIERLSPKLLNVISLLAPSALAQADVLDAEASKGKFRGPLHGLPYGLKDLFASREGRTTWGAAPYKDQRFDFDSAVVERLEAAGAILLAKTSVGALAMDDHWFGGKTKNPWNTAQGSSGSSAGSASGLAAGLFAFAIGTETLGSIMSPSHRCRVTGLRPTFGRVSRHGAMALSWTMDKVGPIGRTAADCGLVLSALVGHDPRDAASVDKPLRLDTKIDPLRLKIAFLTDDAALDEDDASKGPGEIVAMLRAAGATLEGKTFRRVGNGVDMCLSIEAAAAFEGLTLGEDIKKLENSLWPGIFRGHLFSGGVGYVQAMRARSLTMKNFEEDFGDFDVVITSDRGSYLLFNTNLTGHPQLYIPLIGGRGISLIGRLYDEAKLIALGNWIQAQTQYYRLRPDLSKL; translated from the coding sequence ATGGGAATTGATACCCGCCTCACGCGAAAAGACTTCCTCGCCGGAAGCATGAGCCTGTTTTTGGCGAGCGCGGTGCGCGCCCAAACCGCCACGCCCGACCCGCTGACCACCGCCGACCTCGCGAGCATGGCCCGCGCCATGGGCTTTACCCTTGCCGAAGACGACCTCAAGGCCGCCCTCGCGACGGTCGTCGAGCTGCGCGGCGGTTACGCCGCGTTTCGGAATCTGCAAATGGCCAACTCGGTCGCGCCGAGCTTTGTGTTCCGTCCGGAAGGCCGTATTCCAGCCTCGGCCGCGGGCGTGAAACCCGCCGCCTTGCCGAAAGCCGGGAAGCTGCCGGCCAGCGAGGAGGACATCGCTTTCCTGACCGCGACCGAACTGGCCGCGTTGATTCGATCGCGCCAGCTCACCGCGCGGCGACTCACCGAGATCTACATTCGCCGCATTGAGCGTCTGAGCCCCAAGCTGCTGAACGTGATTTCTCTGCTCGCGCCGAGCGCCTTGGCCCAGGCCGACGTGTTGGACGCCGAGGCGAGCAAGGGCAAGTTTCGTGGGCCTCTGCACGGCCTGCCCTACGGCCTGAAAGACCTTTTCGCAAGCCGGGAGGGGCGCACCACCTGGGGCGCCGCACCCTACAAGGATCAGCGGTTCGACTTTGACAGCGCGGTGGTGGAGCGACTCGAAGCCGCTGGCGCGATCTTGCTGGCCAAGACCAGCGTGGGCGCGCTCGCCATGGATGACCACTGGTTTGGCGGCAAAACCAAGAATCCCTGGAACACGGCGCAAGGCAGCAGCGGCTCCTCGGCGGGTTCGGCCAGTGGCTTGGCGGCAGGATTATTTGCCTTTGCCATTGGCACCGAGACTCTGGGCAGCATCATGTCGCCTTCGCATCGGTGCCGCGTGACGGGGCTACGCCCGACGTTTGGCCGAGTCTCTCGCCACGGCGCGATGGCCCTAAGCTGGACGATGGACAAGGTCGGCCCGATTGGTCGCACCGCCGCCGATTGCGGGCTCGTTCTCAGCGCGCTGGTCGGCCACGATCCGCGCGACGCCGCCTCGGTGGATAAGCCGCTAAGGTTGGACACCAAGATTGACCCGCTGCGGCTGAAGATCGCGTTTTTGACGGACGATGCCGCGCTCGATGAGGACGATGCGAGCAAGGGGCCGGGCGAAATTGTCGCCATGCTCCGCGCCGCCGGGGCTACGCTGGAGGGCAAAACCTTCCGCCGAGTGGGCAATGGCGTGGACATGTGCCTGAGCATTGAGGCCGCCGCCGCCTTTGAGGGGCTTACCCTGGGCGAGGACATCAAGAAGCTGGAGAACAGTCTGTGGCCGGGCATTTTCCGCGGCCACCTGTTTAGCGGCGGGGTGGGTTACGTGCAGGCGATGCGCGCGCGCAGCCTGACGATGAAGAATTTTGAGGAGGATTTTGGCGATTTCGACGTGGTGATCACGAGCGATCGCGGGAGCTACCTGTTGTTCAACACCAACCTCACCGGCCATCCGCAGCTGTATATTCCGCTCATCGGCGGGCGCGGGATCTCGCTAATCGGTCGGCTGTACGACGAGGCGAAGCTCATCGCGCTGGGCAACTGGATTCAGGCTCAGACGCAGTACTATCGCCTGCGCCCGGATTTGAGCAAGCTGTGA
- the rpoN gene encoding RNA polymerase factor sigma-54, producing MSSKVLELNQSQLETLIQTELNENPALERLDFDDTAPTDEEILRKVAPQELKPGGNDRELMRSLPTCTSDELDWLDLASTSDSLDAHLRGQLVTVLPASHEATIDFVVASVNARGYLETTPEEAALATGVSFEVAEEVIAALRLCEPAGVGAFDLRDCLMLQLREAETLEERLAFQILESRFDDLVQRNVRALARAFRAVPDVIQQAIQVITELQPFPGEQFRPHIGTHHSSSAVSVIPDMVFGRNEFGWDVEIRGADPIHFTISRAYQSRRNELAGKKNVDAGEARHLQQFMDRAEWFIASLGQRKATLAKIGHVLAEEQAGFLNTGEVKFLRPMTRAKLAETIGIHESAMSRAVADKFIQLATGEIVPFEMFFNSALRVQKAIQEILETENPHRPLSDERIAQMLAEQGIVIARRTVNKYRDKSRLLSSRRRKSA from the coding sequence ATGAGCAGCAAGGTTTTGGAGCTGAATCAGAGTCAGTTGGAGACCCTGATTCAGACCGAGCTCAACGAGAATCCGGCGCTCGAACGGCTGGATTTTGATGACACCGCGCCGACCGACGAAGAGATTCTGCGCAAGGTCGCCCCGCAAGAACTGAAGCCCGGCGGCAACGATCGCGAATTGATGCGCAGCCTGCCGACCTGCACCAGCGACGAACTGGATTGGCTGGACCTGGCTAGCACGAGCGATAGCCTGGACGCGCACCTTCGCGGCCAATTAGTGACCGTGTTGCCCGCTTCGCACGAGGCAACGATTGACTTTGTGGTCGCCAGCGTCAACGCTCGCGGCTACCTGGAAACCACGCCCGAAGAGGCCGCGCTGGCCACCGGCGTGTCGTTTGAAGTGGCGGAGGAAGTGATCGCCGCGCTGCGACTTTGCGAACCCGCCGGAGTCGGCGCGTTTGACCTGCGCGACTGCCTGATGCTGCAACTGCGCGAAGCCGAGACCTTGGAAGAGCGGCTCGCGTTTCAGATTCTCGAATCGCGATTCGACGATCTCGTGCAGCGCAATGTCCGCGCGCTGGCCCGTGCGTTTCGCGCCGTGCCCGACGTGATTCAGCAGGCGATTCAAGTGATCACCGAGCTGCAACCGTTCCCCGGCGAGCAGTTCCGACCGCACATCGGCACGCACCATTCCTCTTCGGCGGTGAGCGTGATTCCCGACATGGTGTTTGGCCGCAACGAATTTGGCTGGGATGTCGAGATTCGCGGCGCCGACCCGATTCACTTTACGATTAGCCGGGCCTACCAATCGCGACGCAACGAGCTGGCGGGCAAGAAGAACGTGGACGCCGGCGAGGCGCGGCACCTCCAGCAGTTTATGGATCGCGCCGAGTGGTTCATCGCCAGCCTCGGGCAGCGCAAGGCGACCCTCGCCAAGATCGGCCACGTGTTGGCCGAGGAGCAGGCCGGCTTTTTGAACACCGGCGAGGTGAAGTTCCTCCGGCCGATGACGCGCGCCAAGCTCGCCGAAACGATCGGGATTCACGAAAGCGCAATGAGCCGCGCGGTGGCCGACAAGTTCATTCAGCTTGCGACCGGCGAGATTGTGCCGTTCGAAATGTTCTTCAACTCGGCGCTGCGCGTGCAAAAGGCGATCCAGGAAATTCTGGAAACCGAGAATCCGCACCGCCCGCTTTCGGACGAGCGGATCGCGCAAATGCTGGCCGAGCAGGGCATCGTCATCGCCCGCCGCACGGTCAACAAATATCGCGATAAGTCGCGCCTTTTGAGTTCGCGGCGAAGAAAATCGGCGTAA
- a CDS encoding ATP-binding cassette domain-containing protein produces the protein MAIIRASNLAKSFFTVKKAPGLAGAVKSLFWRERNEIQAVKGVSLEIKEGELVGFLGPNGAGKTTTIKMLAGILFPSGGEAEVLGYKPFDRRPEMLREISLVMGNKQQLWWDLPAWDSFVMYRELYDIDRKVFDQRAERLIAALDLGEKVNTQVRKMSLGERMKCELVAALLHQPRVIFLDEPTIGLDLVSQQRIREFLLELNRNDRCTIMLTSHYMQDVKELAERVIIIDHGVKLFDDTLDKLTAAHSSERHLRLTFSHEVDPQTLAPYGTLREETSTSAVLAIEPQQVPTATAAILANFPVADIAIEEVSLDEIIRQVFSTKPEGSK, from the coding sequence ATGGCTATTATTCGCGCATCTAACCTTGCCAAATCCTTTTTCACGGTGAAGAAGGCGCCGGGTTTGGCGGGCGCCGTCAAGAGCCTGTTTTGGCGCGAGCGCAATGAGATTCAGGCGGTGAAGGGCGTGTCGCTAGAGATCAAAGAAGGCGAGCTCGTCGGCTTTCTCGGCCCCAACGGCGCGGGCAAAACCACGACCATCAAGATGCTGGCGGGAATCCTCTTTCCCAGTGGCGGCGAGGCCGAGGTGCTGGGCTACAAACCGTTCGATCGGCGGCCAGAAATGCTCCGCGAGATCAGCCTGGTGATGGGCAACAAGCAGCAGCTCTGGTGGGACCTCCCCGCCTGGGATAGCTTCGTGATGTACCGCGAGCTCTACGACATCGACCGGAAAGTGTTCGACCAACGGGCCGAGCGCCTCATCGCCGCGCTCGATCTCGGCGAAAAGGTGAACACGCAGGTCCGCAAAATGAGTCTTGGCGAGCGCATGAAGTGCGAGCTCGTCGCCGCCCTACTCCATCAACCGCGCGTCATCTTCCTGGATGAGCCCACCATCGGGCTCGACCTCGTCAGCCAGCAGCGCATTCGCGAGTTCTTGCTCGAACTCAACCGCAATGACCGCTGCACGATCATGCTGACCTCGCACTACATGCAAGATGTCAAGGAACTCGCCGAGCGCGTCATTATCATTGATCATGGCGTGAAGCTGTTCGACGACACGCTCGACAAGCTCACCGCCGCGCACTCCTCCGAGCGACATCTGCGACTGACCTTTAGTCACGAGGTGGACCCACAAACCCTTGCCCCTTACGGCACTCTTCGCGAGGAAACCTCGACCAGCGCCGTGCTGGCGATTGAGCCGCAACAGGTTCCGACCGCCACGGCGGCGATTCTCGCCAACTTCCCGGTGGCGGACATCGCCATCGAAGAGGTCTCGCTCGACGAGATCATCCGGCAAGTCTTTTCCACCAAGCCCGAAGGTTCAAAATAG
- the mutL gene encoding DNA mismatch repair endonuclease MutL yields MTSGEGGSVPIAVGPSRRVQLLDKTTINQIAAGEVVESPAAVVKELVENAVDAGATRVDILLRDAGRTLIQISDNGCGMSPEDAVAALERHATSKIRSLRDLSAATTLGFRGEAVPSIASVSRMRISTAESDGLRTVVVIEGGAVAPLDHEAGPQGSTVSVADLFFNTPARLRFMKTDTTELRNAVEISQKLALANPHVAMTLRHQSVTLFQTPGDGVALHALAALWGNEIARALVPVDTFEAGVRVRGFVSPPEFTRATRAYQWFFVNGRVIRSRSLASSVEVAYRQLTPERRFPLVALHLDVDPLTLDVNVSPTKAEVKFQHDGTIFDAVRHGIKQTLLERGMIPSAEGIAAANEALRGAGAVREGSPHFGASGFGVSGFGAGNLDSLASTPQPGLALVHGGGGDLEGRPFGSVVEGAPNSDGFSGLAHSVFDEARGGSTAVDGEDFARDMHALLDGFRIIGQTSDCTFIIAENRSGLLIIDQHVAHERILFEMLCRERGRASLERQPLLTPETVQLEPRLAAMLSERLADVREVGFELEPFGAGAFIIRSVPAALRGRNPATFVREMAEEMMESTHRNRITPLREILWITCSCKMAIKAGDPLSRPEMEKLMLDLADTENPYLCPHGRPITIVLSWGDLLRKFKRG; encoded by the coding sequence GTGACAAGTGGTGAAGGCGGCAGCGTACCGATTGCGGTAGGCCCTTCGCGACGCGTCCAGCTACTCGACAAGACCACCATCAACCAAATCGCCGCCGGCGAAGTGGTCGAGTCACCCGCCGCCGTCGTGAAAGAATTGGTCGAGAACGCGGTGGACGCGGGCGCGACGCGGGTGGACATTCTGTTGCGCGACGCCGGTCGCACCCTCATTCAGATCAGTGACAACGGTTGCGGCATGTCGCCCGAAGATGCCGTGGCTGCCCTTGAGCGCCACGCGACTTCCAAGATTCGTTCCTTGCGCGACCTCAGCGCGGCCACCACGCTTGGTTTTCGCGGCGAAGCGGTGCCGAGCATTGCCAGCGTGTCGCGCATGCGCATCTCGACCGCCGAGAGCGACGGTCTGCGCACGGTGGTCGTCATTGAGGGCGGCGCGGTCGCCCCGCTCGATCACGAAGCCGGTCCGCAGGGCAGCACGGTGAGCGTGGCCGACCTCTTCTTCAACACCCCGGCGCGCCTGCGCTTTATGAAGACCGACACCACCGAGTTGCGCAACGCGGTAGAAATTTCGCAAAAGCTCGCCTTGGCTAACCCTCACGTGGCCATGACGCTGCGGCATCAGAGCGTGACCTTGTTCCAGACGCCGGGAGATGGCGTGGCCCTGCACGCCTTGGCCGCGCTTTGGGGCAACGAGATCGCCCGCGCCCTGGTTCCGGTTGACACATTTGAGGCAGGCGTACGCGTGCGCGGCTTTGTTTCGCCACCCGAGTTCACGCGCGCGACGCGCGCCTACCAGTGGTTCTTTGTCAATGGCCGGGTGATTCGCTCGCGTTCCCTGGCGAGCTCAGTCGAGGTCGCCTATCGGCAGCTCACGCCCGAGCGCCGCTTCCCTCTCGTGGCGTTGCACCTCGACGTAGACCCACTGACCCTCGACGTCAACGTCTCGCCCACCAAGGCCGAGGTGAAGTTCCAGCACGACGGCACGATCTTTGACGCCGTGCGCCACGGCATCAAGCAAACTCTGCTGGAGCGGGGCATGATCCCGAGCGCCGAGGGCATCGCCGCCGCCAACGAGGCGTTGCGTGGGGCCGGCGCGGTCCGCGAGGGCAGTCCGCATTTCGGTGCTTCGGGTTTTGGCGTTTCCGGTTTTGGTGCGGGCAACCTCGATTCTTTGGCGTCAACGCCCCAGCCGGGTTTGGCGCTGGTGCACGGCGGCGGTGGCGACCTGGAGGGGCGCCCCTTCGGCAGTGTGGTGGAGGGCGCGCCCAACTCCGACGGCTTCTCCGGACTCGCGCACAGCGTGTTTGACGAGGCCCGGGGTGGTTCTACGGCGGTAGACGGCGAAGATTTTGCCCGCGACATGCACGCCCTGCTCGACGGGTTCCGCATCATTGGGCAGACCTCCGACTGCACATTTATCATCGCCGAGAATCGCTCCGGTTTGCTCATCATCGACCAGCACGTCGCCCACGAGCGCATCTTGTTCGAGATGCTCTGTCGCGAGCGCGGACGCGCCTCCTTAGAGCGGCAGCCCCTGCTTACCCCCGAGACCGTGCAACTGGAGCCGCGCCTCGCCGCGATGCTCAGCGAACGTCTGGCCGACGTGCGCGAGGTGGGCTTCGAACTCGAGCCGTTTGGCGCGGGCGCGTTTATTATTCGCTCGGTGCCCGCAGCGTTGCGCGGACGCAACCCGGCGACTTTCGTGCGCGAGATGGCCGAAGAGATGATGGAATCCACCCATCGCAACCGCATCACCCCGCTGCGCGAGATCCTCTGGATCACCTGCTCGTGCAAGATGGCGATTAAGGCGGGCGATCCGCTCAGCCGTCCCGAGATGGAGAAGCTGATGCTGGACCTCGCCGACACCGAGAACCCGTACCTTTGCCCGCACGGACGGCCCATCACGATCGTGCTCTCGTGGGGCGATCTGCTCCGTAAGTTCAAGCGTGGCTAG
- a CDS encoding valine--tRNA ligase: MQEVNMPTQNASRQTESKWYACWEEAGLFRPDTDTSKPTYSITIPPPNITGSLHMGHSLCYPTQDVLGRYKRLTGHRVMILPGQDHAGIATQSVVSKQLKAQGVNPTELGREKFIEKVWEWREESGSTILEQFRQLGCAFDWERSRFTLDDEYAKAVLQVFIEWFDAGMIYKGKRVVNWDPVLLTSVSDIETERKNVRGKLYHIRYPFADGSGQVVIATTRPETMLADVAVAVHPSDKRYEGLVGKSLRLPITGREIPLIADQYPDPEFGTGAVKITPAHDPNDFEVGARHNLEMPVVLDERAKVVEGFGDYSGMDRYAARKKIVQQLEDEGFLVKIEDHDIALIVSERSGEVVEPLLSEQWFVRQTELAGPAIEAVKSGKIKITPNRYETVYLDWLENVRDWCISRQLWWGHRIPVFYTADGTAVAAQSWAEAEAKAGQPIERQDNDVLDTWFSSGLWPFATMGWPQETADLAEFYPTSILVTDRNILYLWVARMVMMGCYFCKEIPFHEVLIHATVMTEDGRRMSKSLGTGVDPREIIDKMGADPLRWTLLSQAGSNQEIRYSERRTEDARNFCNKVWNASRFVLMNSEGYEGLEPSSFELVDQWLLSRLAETEAAVRKAYDDYDFQAACQALFSFFWTDYCDWYLEVSKHRLQDPAQRATPQWVLHQALRAFLTMMHPITPFLTEEIMSYLRSPEEKMLMASAWPTIPAAWHQPQIGAQVERWFEITRALRALRNDVGVKPSEQLAEVFVEGDLQGGESVILSQAKVQRLTPGKPSGKSVATTISGVDLHIPIEGLIDPEKERARLQKELEKVEPELLKITTLLSQPNFAERAKPEVVERNQRQQAELEQKIVKIKERMELFGS, from the coding sequence ATGCAAGAAGTGAACATGCCGACGCAGAATGCGTCGCGCCAAACCGAATCGAAGTGGTACGCGTGCTGGGAAGAAGCGGGGCTTTTCCGCCCTGACACCGACACGAGCAAACCGACCTACTCGATCACCATTCCCCCGCCCAACATCACCGGCTCGCTCCACATGGGGCACTCGCTGTGCTACCCCACGCAAGATGTTTTGGGGCGTTACAAGCGCCTGACCGGTCACCGCGTGATGATTTTGCCTGGCCAGGACCACGCCGGCATCGCCACGCAGAGCGTGGTGAGCAAGCAGCTGAAGGCGCAAGGCGTCAACCCGACCGAGCTCGGCCGTGAGAAGTTTATCGAGAAGGTGTGGGAGTGGCGCGAGGAATCGGGCAGCACGATTTTGGAGCAGTTCCGACAACTCGGCTGCGCGTTCGATTGGGAGCGGAGCCGCTTTACGTTGGATGATGAGTACGCCAAGGCGGTTCTGCAGGTGTTCATCGAATGGTTCGACGCGGGCATGATCTACAAAGGCAAGCGCGTGGTGAACTGGGATCCCGTGCTTCTGACGAGCGTCAGCGACATCGAAACCGAGCGCAAAAACGTGCGCGGCAAGCTGTATCACATCCGTTATCCGTTCGCGGATGGCTCCGGCCAGGTGGTGATTGCCACCACGCGCCCCGAGACAATGCTCGCCGACGTCGCGGTGGCCGTGCACCCCAGCGACAAGCGCTACGAAGGGCTCGTCGGCAAGAGTCTTCGCCTGCCGATTACGGGTCGCGAGATTCCGCTGATCGCCGACCAGTACCCGGATCCTGAATTTGGAACCGGTGCGGTTAAAATTACGCCCGCGCACGATCCGAACGACTTTGAAGTCGGCGCGCGGCACAATTTGGAGATGCCAGTGGTGCTCGACGAGCGCGCCAAGGTGGTGGAAGGTTTCGGCGATTACAGCGGAATGGATCGCTATGCGGCCCGCAAGAAGATCGTTCAGCAGCTCGAAGACGAAGGGTTCCTGGTGAAGATTGAGGATCACGATATCGCGCTTATCGTGAGCGAGCGCTCGGGCGAAGTGGTGGAACCGCTGCTCAGCGAGCAGTGGTTTGTGCGCCAGACCGAACTCGCTGGCCCCGCGATTGAGGCGGTGAAGTCGGGCAAGATCAAGATCACCCCGAACCGCTACGAAACCGTGTATCTCGATTGGCTTGAGAACGTCCGCGATTGGTGCATCAGCCGCCAACTGTGGTGGGGTCACCGCATCCCGGTGTTCTACACCGCCGACGGCACGGCCGTGGCGGCGCAAAGCTGGGCCGAAGCCGAGGCGAAGGCCGGGCAACCGATTGAGCGGCAAGATAACGACGTACTCGACACGTGGTTTTCGAGCGGGCTGTGGCCGTTCGCGACCATGGGTTGGCCGCAAGAAACCGCGGACCTGGCCGAGTTCTATCCGACCTCGATCCTGGTCACGGACCGTAACATTTTGTACCTATGGGTGGCCCGCATGGTGATGATGGGGTGCTATTTCTGCAAGGAGATTCCGTTCCATGAGGTGCTGATTCACGCGACGGTGATGACCGAGGATGGTCGCCGCATGAGCAAGTCGCTCGGCACCGGCGTCGATCCGCGTGAGATCATTGACAAAATGGGCGCCGACCCGCTGCGCTGGACCCTTTTGAGTCAGGCCGGTTCCAATCAGGAAATCCGTTACAGCGAGCGTCGCACCGAAGACGCGCGAAACTTCTGCAACAAAGTGTGGAACGCCAGCCGGTTTGTGCTGATGAATTCGGAGGGCTACGAGGGTTTGGAGCCAAGTAGTTTCGAATTGGTTGACCAGTGGCTGCTGTCGCGTCTCGCCGAGACCGAAGCCGCTGTTCGCAAAGCGTACGACGACTACGATTTTCAAGCCGCGTGTCAGGCGTTGTTCAGCTTTTTCTGGACGGATTACTGCGACTGGTATCTCGAGGTGAGCAAGCATCGGCTGCAAGATCCGGCGCAACGCGCAACGCCGCAGTGGGTGCTGCACCAAGCATTGCGCGCGTTCCTCACGATGATGCACCCGATCACGCCATTCCTCACCGAGGAAATCATGTCGTATCTGCGATCTCCCGAAGAAAAGATGCTCATGGCAAGCGCGTGGCCGACAATTCCCGCCGCGTGGCACCAGCCGCAAATCGGAGCCCAAGTCGAACGCTGGTTCGAGATCACGCGTGCGCTGCGCGCCCTGCGCAACGATGTCGGTGTGAAGCCGAGCGAGCAGCTCGCCGAGGTATTCGTGGAAGGCGATCTGCAGGGCGGCGAATCGGTGATTCTCAGCCAAGCCAAGGTGCAACGCCTCACCCCGGGCAAGCCCAGCGGCAAAAGCGTGGCCACCACCATCAGCGGCGTGGACCTGCATATCCCGATCGAAGGGTTGATCGACCCCGAAAAAGAACGCGCCCGATTGCAGAAGGAACTCGAAAAGGTGGAACCCGAGCTCCTCAAAATCACGACACTTCTGTCGCAACCGAACTTCGCTGAGCGGGCAAAACCCGAAGTCGTCGAGCGTAATCAACGGCAACAAGCCGAGCTCGAACAGAAGATCGTGAAGATCAAAGAACGAATGGAGCTATTCGGTTCCTAA
- a CDS encoding VOC family protein: protein MQPISVALLFNAGCQAPLEFYQSVFTDAELVRKYEMDGQVIAAAIRLRGTEFVLISGGPECEHSVAASYMIRTQDQAETDYFWNRLSEGGEESYCGWLRDKFGVWWQVTPSRMDELTTTGTPAQAQAVFQAMMGMQKIIIADLEAASDAAS from the coding sequence ATGCAACCCATCTCTGTCGCCTTGCTCTTTAACGCCGGATGCCAAGCGCCGCTCGAGTTTTACCAGTCCGTCTTCACCGATGCCGAGCTCGTGCGCAAGTACGAAATGGACGGCCAGGTCATCGCCGCCGCCATCCGGCTGCGCGGGACCGAGTTTGTGCTCATCAGCGGCGGACCGGAGTGCGAGCACTCGGTGGCCGCCTCCTACATGATCCGCACGCAAGACCAGGCGGAGACCGACTACTTCTGGAATCGGCTGAGCGAAGGCGGCGAGGAATCGTACTGCGGATGGCTGCGCGACAAGTTTGGCGTGTGGTGGCAGGTGACGCCCAGCCGCATGGACGAGCTGACCACGACCGGCACGCCCGCCCAGGCGCAAGCGGTGTTTCAGGCGATGATGGGCATGCAAAAGATCATCATCGCCGACCTGGAAGCGGCCTCCGACGCCGCTAGCTAA